The following coding sequences are from one Actinomycetes bacterium window:
- a CDS encoding PHP domain-containing protein produces the protein MAGFDLHTHSTYSDGTLDPEEVVELASSRDLAGIALTDHDITDGVDRARKAAQAMGLVVLTGCELSAEHDGDPVHVLGYEFDPAEPVFAAKRDWIRSGRVTRARRMVERLRRLGAPVQYDRVEELAGGGSVGRPHIARAMVEAGVVPDVPSAFSPDWIGTGGRAYVAKEAVTPVEAVELIHGAGGVAVLAHPSIHAGARAVPEPVIRDMAAAGLDGLEADHPDHPPADRDHWRALAAELGMEATGSSDCHGALYGYRMGVCRTSETTLAALLARKPH, from the coding sequence ATGGCCGGGTTCGATCTCCACACCCACTCGACGTACTCCGACGGCACCCTCGACCCCGAGGAGGTCGTGGAGCTCGCGTCCTCCCGCGACCTGGCCGGGATCGCCCTGACCGACCACGACATCACCGACGGCGTGGACCGGGCCCGCAAGGCCGCCCAAGCCATGGGCCTCGTCGTCCTCACCGGCTGCGAGCTGTCGGCCGAGCACGACGGGGACCCGGTGCACGTCCTCGGCTACGAGTTCGACCCGGCCGAGCCCGTGTTCGCGGCCAAACGGGACTGGATCCGCTCCGGCCGCGTCACCCGGGCCAGGCGGATGGTCGAGCGCCTCCGCCGCCTCGGCGCTCCGGTCCAGTACGACCGGGTCGAGGAGCTTGCCGGCGGCGGCTCGGTCGGCCGGCCCCACATCGCCCGCGCCATGGTCGAGGCCGGAGTGGTCCCTGACGTCCCCAGCGCCTTCTCGCCCGACTGGATCGGCACCGGCGGCCGCGCCTACGTGGCCAAGGAGGCGGTCACGCCGGTGGAGGCGGTCGAGCTCATCCACGGCGCCGGCGGGGTCGCCGTGCTCGCCCACCCGTCGATCCACGCCGGCGCGCGCGCCGTGCCCGAGCCGGTGATCCGCGACATGGCGGCGGCGGGCCTGGACGGGCTCGAGGCCGACCACCCCGACCATCCGCCCGCCGACCGCGACCACTGGCGGGCCCTGGCCGCCGAGCTGGGCATGGAGGCGACCGGGTCCTCCGACTGCCACGGCGCCCTCTACGGCTACCGCATGGGTGTCTGCCGCACCTCCGAGACCACCCTGGCCGCCCTGCTCGCGCGAAAGCCTCACTGA
- a CDS encoding zf-HC2 domain-containing protein gives MTCDEFEARLTAFSLGELGPDEAGQAREHVAHCDACASSALRDRQLTALLRASVVEMPSAGRQAVLAAVRAEAARTSGQRKPGRQVRHGWSGVRAAGRPAGGRRRHWLALSSAAGLAAAVLAAVVLAVPAPDAGSPLAAGWSAYRTEASMAWDRPSGRTTERLLAVLGAAARTPDLTRFGLVSQGWGARNLAGHLAAVAEYRDAQGRRVTLLRWRGKLPEATQGSPAEGYSRKLQTAQWGATSSAWFRSGEVVWCLIGTVDHQTLDAVAAHLGAES, from the coding sequence ATGACCTGTGACGAGTTCGAGGCGCGGCTCACCGCCTTCAGCCTGGGGGAGCTCGGGCCGGATGAGGCCGGGCAGGCACGCGAGCACGTGGCCCACTGCGACGCCTGCGCGTCCAGCGCCCTGCGTGACCGCCAGCTCACCGCGCTGCTGCGCGCCTCGGTGGTCGAGATGCCCAGCGCTGGCCGGCAGGCGGTCCTGGCCGCGGTCCGGGCCGAGGCGGCCCGTACCAGCGGGCAGCGCAAGCCCGGCCGGCAGGTGAGGCATGGCTGGAGCGGCGTCCGGGCCGCCGGGCGACCGGCCGGCGGGCGCCGGCGTCACTGGCTCGCGCTCAGCTCGGCGGCTGGGCTGGCCGCGGCCGTGCTCGCCGCGGTGGTCCTCGCCGTGCCAGCTCCCGATGCAGGGAGCCCGCTGGCCGCGGGCTGGTCCGCCTACCGTACCGAGGCGTCGATGGCCTGGGACCGCCCGAGCGGACGCACCACCGAACGCCTGCTGGCCGTGCTCGGAGCCGCCGCCCGTACGCCTGACCTGACCCGCTTCGGCCTGGTCTCGCAGGGCTGGGGCGCCCGCAACCTGGCCGGCCACCTGGCCGCCGTGGCCGAGTACCGCGACGCCCAGGGCAGGCGGGTGACGCTGCTCCGGTGGCGGGGCAAGCTGCCCGAGGCCACCCAAGGCTCCCCGGCCGAGGGCTACAGCAGGAAGCTGCAGACCGCCCAGTGGGGTGCGACGTCGAGCGCGTGGTTCCGCTCTGGCGAGGTCGTCTGGTGCCTGATCGGCACGGTCGACCACCAGACCCTCGACGCGGTGGCCGCGCACCTGGGCGCGGAATCATGA
- a CDS encoding BldC family transcriptional regulator, with the protein MSRTSRPTYLRTSEVAGLLHVSPKTVSRWAQEGKLPFLRTLGGHRRYPDSEIRALADELRMWPSMQEPHAESQ; encoded by the coding sequence ATGAGCCGGACGAGCAGACCCACGTACCTGCGCACCTCAGAGGTTGCCGGCCTCCTGCACGTGTCGCCGAAGACCGTGTCGCGCTGGGCGCAGGAGGGCAAGCTTCCCTTCCTGCGGACCCTCGGCGGCCACCGGCGGTACCCGGACAGCGAGATCCGGGCGCTCGCGGACGAGCTGCGCATGTGGCCGTCCATGCAGGAGCCGCACGCCGAGTCGCAGTAG
- a CDS encoding DUF2630 family protein: MEDRNVLDRINELVEEEHRLEREAVGKGLDDPQQERLRAIEVQLDQCWDLMRQRRARREFGQDPDQAQVRGESTVEGYLQ, translated from the coding sequence ATGGAGGACCGGAACGTGCTGGACCGGATCAACGAGCTGGTCGAGGAGGAGCACCGGCTCGAGCGCGAGGCGGTCGGCAAGGGCCTCGACGACCCCCAGCAGGAGCGGCTGCGCGCCATCGAGGTCCAGCTCGACCAGTGCTGGGACCTGATGCGCCAGCGCCGGGCCCGACGCGAGTTCGGCCAGGACCCCGACCAGGCCCAGGTCCGCGGCGAGAGCACCGTGGAGGGCTACTTGCAGTAG
- a CDS encoding ATP-binding protein, which produces MPTKAKHPTAHLLLPCRSESVPTVRALLQRDLQRWGIADDVADGILLATGEAVTNAVVHGSWGQQDSAMVVRWALTGERFSFSVQDRGPGFDSSRTAMSRRAHPSQNRGRGLYIMHALMDRVVVDSGLSGTRILLEKTLGATAAV; this is translated from the coding sequence ATGCCGACGAAAGCCAAGCACCCGACGGCACATCTGCTGCTGCCGTGCCGCAGCGAGTCGGTGCCCACCGTGCGCGCGCTGCTGCAGCGCGACCTCCAGCGCTGGGGGATCGCCGACGACGTCGCCGACGGGATCCTGCTCGCCACCGGCGAGGCGGTCACCAACGCGGTCGTGCACGGGTCGTGGGGCCAGCAGGACTCGGCGATGGTGGTGCGCTGGGCGCTCACGGGCGAGCGGTTCTCGTTCTCGGTGCAGGACCGCGGTCCAGGGTTCGACAGTTCGCGGACGGCGATGTCGCGCCGGGCCCACCCCTCGCAGAACCGGGGCCGGGGCCTGTACATCATGCACGCGCTGATGGACCGCGTGGTGGTCGACTCGGGGCTGTCAGGCACCCGGATCCTGCTCGAGAAGACCCTGGGCGCAACCGCGGCAGTGTGA
- a CDS encoding PD-(D/E)XK nuclease family protein: MSGSEQQVLPGVDAARVTFLSPSALDRYRHCPRLYRFLHVDGLWRMSRIGAGQSFGTSVHAALREFFRLPVASRSLERLLDLFRRSWVREGYGSKEERSRERARGIDVLRTWYAQADTKAKPLATELGLQAGYGDIVLKGRIDRLDAGPDGGFVVVDYKTAKRPASQASADEDVALTIYASLVERKLGRPVTELVLDYVVAGRQVVTRRPPEVLAERMAGVLSAAAALRADTEFAPRTGPWCKGCDLLSLCPEGQAEVAAAAARLD; the protein is encoded by the coding sequence GTGAGCGGCTCAGAGCAGCAGGTCCTGCCCGGGGTGGACGCGGCCCGGGTGACGTTCCTGTCCCCGTCGGCCCTCGACCGCTACCGGCACTGCCCCCGGTTGTACCGGTTCCTGCACGTGGACGGGTTGTGGCGCATGTCGAGGATCGGCGCCGGGCAGTCGTTCGGGACCAGCGTGCACGCGGCGCTGCGGGAGTTCTTCCGGCTGCCGGTGGCCAGCCGGTCGCTCGAGCGGTTGCTCGACCTGTTCCGCCGCTCCTGGGTCCGGGAGGGGTACGGCAGCAAGGAGGAACGGTCGCGGGAACGGGCTCGCGGCATCGACGTGCTCAGGACGTGGTACGCGCAGGCCGATACGAAGGCCAAGCCGCTCGCGACCGAGCTCGGCCTGCAGGCGGGGTACGGTGACATCGTGCTCAAGGGACGGATCGACCGGCTCGACGCCGGTCCGGACGGCGGGTTCGTGGTGGTCGACTACAAGACCGCGAAGCGGCCGGCCAGCCAGGCGTCGGCCGACGAGGACGTCGCGCTCACCATCTACGCCTCGCTGGTGGAGCGGAAGCTCGGGCGGCCGGTGACCGAACTGGTGCTGGACTACGTCGTCGCCGGAAGGCAGGTGGTGACCAGGCGCCCGCCCGAGGTGCTGGCCGAGCGCATGGCCGGGGTGCTCTCGGCCGCCGCGGCGCTGCGGGCCGACACGGAGTTCGCGCCCCGCACCGGGCCGTGGTGCAAGGGCTGCGACCTGCTCAGCCTCTGCCCGGAGGGGCAGGCGGAAGTCGCCGCGGCGGCGGCTCGGTTGGACTGA
- the lon gene encoding endopeptidase La → MPDLSVETLPLLPLTSGVVLPGMVVTATLETPESQAAATAAAEAGEQLLLVPRVDGRYARIGTVAKIENAGELPSGQLAVVVRGLHRARIGTGVAGTGPATWVEVERVPDPPVTPRARELAREYRAVIENILEARGAQQIAEMLRGITDPGQIADTAVYSPDLTFEQKVEVLEATDVEARLEKVLAWSRETLADVSLKDRIRKDVAEGMEKTQREYLLRQQLAAIKKELGEGQDGEDVVEGYRSKVADAGMPEAVRVFVEREIDRLERTSEQSPEHGWIRTWLDTMTELPWGKKSEDDLDITEARRILDADHTGLEDVKDRIVEYLAVRKLRRERGLVESGGRGAGAIIALVGPPGVGKTSLGESVARALGRSFVRVALGGIRDEAEIRGHRRTYVGAQPGRIARAMKEAGTMNPVFLLDEVDKVGADWRGDPSSALLEVLDPAQNHSFRDHYLEVELDLSDVLFIATANVMETIPGPLLDRLEIIRLDGYTEDEKLAIARDHLMARQVDRAGLRPGEVIVTDAALRGIVGDYTREAGVRNLEREIGKLYRKAATKLAAGQAAAPIVVDAQDVREYLGREKFFFEAAERTSVPGVATGLAVTGAGGDVLFIEASAMDGEPGLTLTGQLGDVMKESATIALSYVRAHAGELGVGEGVESRRYHLHIPAGAVPKDGPSAGVTMTTALVSLLTGRPVRSRVGMTGEVTLQGRVLPIGGVKQKVLAAHRAGLKEVILPQRNGGDLEDVPESVRAEMTFHLAGEIGEVLEHALGRATPEEATAEAA, encoded by the coding sequence ATGCCCGACCTCTCTGTTGAGACCCTTCCGCTCCTCCCCCTGACCAGCGGCGTGGTGCTGCCGGGGATGGTCGTGACCGCCACTCTGGAGACGCCCGAGTCGCAGGCCGCCGCCACCGCCGCCGCCGAAGCGGGCGAGCAGCTCCTGCTCGTCCCCAGAGTCGACGGCCGCTACGCGCGCATCGGCACCGTGGCCAAGATCGAGAACGCCGGCGAGCTGCCCTCAGGCCAGCTCGCTGTGGTCGTGCGCGGCCTGCACCGGGCCCGCATCGGCACCGGCGTGGCCGGCACCGGGCCCGCCACCTGGGTGGAGGTCGAGCGGGTGCCCGACCCGCCCGTCACCCCCCGCGCCCGCGAGCTGGCCCGCGAGTACCGCGCCGTGATCGAGAACATCCTCGAGGCCCGCGGCGCCCAGCAGATCGCCGAGATGCTGCGCGGCATCACCGACCCCGGCCAGATCGCCGACACCGCCGTCTACTCCCCCGACCTGACCTTCGAGCAGAAGGTCGAGGTGCTCGAGGCGACCGACGTCGAAGCGCGCCTCGAGAAGGTGCTCGCCTGGAGCCGCGAGACCCTGGCCGACGTGAGCCTCAAGGACCGCATCCGCAAGGACGTGGCCGAGGGCATGGAGAAGACCCAGCGTGAGTACCTGCTGCGCCAGCAGCTCGCCGCCATCAAGAAGGAGCTCGGCGAGGGCCAGGACGGCGAGGACGTCGTCGAGGGCTACCGCAGCAAGGTGGCCGACGCCGGCATGCCCGAGGCGGTGCGCGTCTTCGTCGAGCGGGAGATCGACCGGCTCGAGCGGACCAGCGAGCAGAGCCCCGAGCACGGCTGGATCCGCACCTGGCTCGACACCATGACCGAGCTGCCCTGGGGCAAGAAGTCCGAGGACGACCTCGACATCACCGAGGCGCGGCGCATCCTCGACGCCGACCACACCGGCCTCGAGGACGTGAAGGACCGCATCGTCGAGTACCTGGCCGTGCGCAAGCTCCGTCGGGAGCGCGGGCTGGTCGAGTCCGGCGGGCGGGGTGCCGGCGCCATCATCGCCCTGGTCGGCCCGCCCGGGGTCGGCAAGACCTCGCTGGGCGAGTCGGTGGCTCGCGCCCTCGGGCGCTCGTTCGTCCGGGTCGCCCTCGGCGGCATCCGCGACGAGGCCGAGATCCGCGGCCACCGGCGCACCTACGTGGGCGCCCAGCCCGGCCGCATCGCCCGCGCCATGAAGGAGGCGGGCACCATGAACCCGGTGTTCCTGCTCGACGAGGTCGACAAGGTCGGCGCCGACTGGCGCGGCGACCCCTCCTCGGCGCTGCTCGAGGTGCTCGACCCGGCCCAGAACCACTCGTTCCGGGACCACTACCTCGAGGTCGAGCTGGACCTGTCCGACGTGCTGTTCATCGCCACCGCCAACGTGATGGAGACGATCCCCGGCCCGCTGCTGGACCGGCTCGAGATCATCCGCCTGGACGGCTACACCGAGGACGAGAAGCTCGCGATCGCCCGCGACCACCTCATGGCGCGGCAGGTCGACCGGGCCGGGCTGCGGCCCGGCGAGGTGATCGTCACCGACGCGGCCCTGCGCGGGATCGTCGGCGACTACACGCGCGAGGCCGGCGTGCGCAACCTCGAGCGCGAGATCGGCAAGCTCTACCGCAAGGCGGCCACCAAGCTGGCCGCCGGGCAGGCGGCCGCCCCGATCGTGGTCGACGCCCAGGACGTGCGCGAGTACCTGGGCCGCGAGAAGTTCTTCTTCGAGGCGGCCGAGCGCACCTCGGTGCCCGGCGTGGCAACCGGCCTGGCGGTCACCGGCGCCGGCGGCGACGTGCTGTTCATCGAGGCGAGCGCCATGGACGGCGAGCCCGGGCTGACCCTGACCGGGCAGCTTGGCGACGTCATGAAGGAGTCGGCCACGATCGCCCTGTCCTACGTGCGGGCCCACGCCGGCGAGCTGGGTGTGGGCGAGGGCGTCGAGTCGCGCCGCTACCACCTGCACATCCCCGCCGGTGCGGTGCCAAAGGACGGCCCGAGCGCCGGCGTCACCATGACGACCGCCCTGGTGAGCCTGCTCACCGGCCGTCCGGTGCGGTCCCGGGTGGGCATGACCGGCGAGGTCACCCTGCAGGGCAGGGTGCTGCCGATCGGCGGGGTCAAGCAGAAGGTGCTCGCCGCCCACCGGGCCGGCCTGAAGGAGGTCATCCTCCCCCAGCGCAACGGCGGCGACCTGGAGGACGTGCCCGAGTCGGTCCGGGCCGAGATGACCTTCCACCTGGCCGGCGAGATCGGCGAGGTGCTCGAGCATGCGCTCGGCCGGGCAACGCCGGAGGAGGCGACCGCCGAGGCCGCGTAG
- a CDS encoding ABC transporter ATP-binding protein: protein MTTTVEEADRAKPVAASTVRRVVALFRPYRRQVALVGLAILVTSSLGVVNPLLIRAAFDRALFVPGGPRLGLLYALVAAMIAIPLVSGAIGVGQTYLANRMGQRVMEDLRATLYTHLQRMSLRFFTATRTGEIQSRLANDVGGVQSVVTDTAATILANVVIVLSTVVAMLVLSWQLTVLSLFMMPVFAWLTYRVGRRRRELAASTQRSLAEMSAITQETLSVSGVLLAKVFDRQPDEIARFRRENRRLADLQIRQEMVGRVFFSLVQAFFSVTPALVYLVAGLVLAGGGPTRLTAGTLVAFTTLQTRMFFPIGQLLQVSVEVQSSLALFQRVFEYLDLPREIVDAPGARALPSREVRGAIRLRNVWFRYDAGPGGPAPETRADGDGERPGRRWALEDLSLEIEPGQLAAIVGPSGAGKTTISYLVPRLYDVTEGTVRIDGTDVRDIQLASLSEIVGMVTQETYLFHASVRDNLLYARPDATQEEVEAAARAALIHERVLDLADGYDTMVGERGYRLSGGEKQRLAIARVILKDPRVLILDEATSALDTTSERLVQAALQPLMAGRTTIAIAHRLSTILAADVIFVLDRGRLVEQGTHVALVERGGLYAQLYAEQFQSGLVEARCQDGLVLSSGQVLTTTPG from the coding sequence ATGACCACGACGGTTGAGGAAGCGGACCGGGCGAAGCCCGTGGCCGCGTCCACGGTGCGGCGGGTCGTGGCCCTGTTCCGGCCCTACCGCAGGCAGGTGGCCCTGGTCGGGCTTGCGATCCTGGTCACGTCGAGCCTGGGCGTGGTGAACCCGCTGCTGATCCGTGCCGCGTTCGACCGGGCCCTGTTCGTGCCCGGCGGCCCCCGCCTCGGCCTGCTCTACGCGCTCGTCGCGGCGATGATCGCGATCCCGCTGGTGTCGGGCGCCATCGGGGTCGGCCAGACCTACCTGGCCAACCGCATGGGCCAGCGGGTCATGGAGGACCTGCGGGCCACCCTCTACACCCACCTGCAGCGGATGTCGCTGCGCTTCTTCACCGCCACCCGCACCGGAGAGATCCAGTCGCGGCTGGCCAACGACGTCGGCGGGGTGCAGTCGGTGGTGACCGACACGGCCGCCACCATCCTCGCCAACGTGGTGATCGTGCTCTCCACCGTGGTCGCCATGCTGGTGCTGTCGTGGCAGCTCACCGTGCTCTCGCTGTTCATGATGCCGGTGTTCGCCTGGCTCACCTACCGGGTCGGCCGGCGCCGGCGCGAGCTGGCCGCGTCGACCCAGCGGTCGCTGGCGGAGATGAGCGCGATCACCCAGGAGACGCTCTCGGTCTCCGGCGTCCTGCTGGCCAAGGTGTTCGACCGCCAGCCCGACGAGATCGCCCGGTTCCGGCGGGAGAACCGGCGCCTGGCCGACCTGCAGATCCGCCAGGAGATGGTCGGGCGGGTCTTCTTCAGCCTGGTGCAGGCGTTCTTCTCGGTCACGCCCGCCCTGGTGTACCTGGTCGCCGGTCTGGTGCTGGCCGGCGGCGGGCCGACCCGGCTCACCGCGGGCACCCTGGTCGCCTTCACCACTCTGCAGACCCGGATGTTCTTCCCGATCGGCCAGCTCCTGCAGGTGTCGGTCGAGGTGCAGTCGTCCCTGGCCCTGTTCCAGCGCGTGTTCGAGTACCTCGACCTGCCCCGGGAGATCGTGGACGCGCCCGGCGCCCGGGCGCTCCCGTCCCGGGAGGTGCGGGGCGCGATCCGCCTGCGCAACGTGTGGTTCCGCTACGACGCCGGCCCGGGCGGGCCGGCCCCGGAGACCCGGGCCGACGGCGACGGCGAGCGGCCGGGGCGGCGCTGGGCGCTCGAGGACCTGAGCCTCGAGATCGAGCCCGGGCAGCTCGCCGCCATCGTCGGGCCGAGCGGCGCCGGCAAGACCACCATCAGCTACCTGGTGCCCAGGCTCTACGACGTGACCGAGGGGACGGTCCGGATCGACGGGACGGACGTGCGCGACATCCAGCTCGCGTCGCTGTCTGAGATCGTCGGCATGGTCACCCAGGAGACCTACCTGTTCCACGCCAGCGTGCGGGACAACCTGCTCTACGCCCGGCCGGACGCCACCCAGGAGGAGGTCGAGGCGGCGGCGCGGGCCGCGCTCATCCACGAGCGCGTGCTCGACCTGGCCGACGGCTACGACACCATGGTCGGGGAGCGCGGCTACCGGCTGTCCGGCGGCGAGAAGCAGCGCCTCGCCATCGCCCGGGTGATCCTCAAGGACCCGCGCGTCCTGATCCTCGACGAGGCCACCTCCGCCCTCGACACGACCAGCGAGCGGCTGGTGCAGGCGGCCCTGCAGCCGCTCATGGCCGGGCGGACCACGATCGCCATCGCCCACCGGCTGTCCACGATCCTGGCCGCCGACGTCATCTTCGTGCTCGACCGCGGGCGCCTGGTCGAGCAGGGCACCCACGTGGCCCTGGTCGAGCGGGGCGGCCTGTACGCCCAGCTGTACGCCGAGCAGTTCCAGAGCGGCCTGGTCGAGGCGCGTTGCCAGGACGGCCTGGTGCTGTCCAGCGGCCAGGTGCTCACCACCACCCCCGGATGA
- a CDS encoding cupredoxin domain-containing protein produces MQRGRTRLAYVLAFAVALVVVATGCSSGDSGGSASGGGVGGGGEKLSLEAQGIKFSTTDLQLKTGQAYTVTFTNKDSVEHNFTFKEANAEKDVEGGESGEVTFTAPAAGSYKFFCKYHPSQMTGTVTVS; encoded by the coding sequence ATGCAGCGTGGTCGCACGAGACTTGCCTACGTCCTGGCCTTCGCCGTCGCTCTGGTGGTGGTGGCCACCGGCTGCAGCTCCGGCGACAGCGGCGGCAGCGCCAGCGGCGGAGGCGTCGGCGGCGGCGGCGAGAAGCTGTCGCTCGAGGCCCAGGGCATCAAGTTCTCCACCACCGACCTGCAGCTCAAGACGGGCCAGGCGTACACCGTCACGTTCACCAACAAGGACTCCGTCGAGCACAACTTCACCTTCAAGGAGGCCAACGCCGAGAAGGACGTCGAGGGCGGCGAGAGCGGGGAGGTCACCTTCACCGCGCCAGCGGCCGGGTCCTACAAGTTCTTCTGCAAGTACCACCCGAGCCAGATGACCGGCACGGTCACGGTGAGCTGA
- a CDS encoding metallophosphoesterase family protein yields the protein MLIAVLADTHAPRRWKRCPPAVARHLEGTDLILHAGDVCRAEVLDELSVFAPVRAVLGNNDTPDVAAWGAPEALRLDLEGLRVGMIHDAGPATGRARRMRRRFPDADLVLFGHSHIPLDLAEDGIRMLNPGSPTDRRRQPHGTIGLVRVEDGNLVEARIVPVTGQVRGPADAVGGPDEKRLA from the coding sequence ATGTTGATCGCGGTCCTTGCCGACACCCACGCCCCGCGGCGCTGGAAGCGCTGCCCGCCGGCGGTCGCCCGTCATCTGGAGGGCACCGACCTGATCCTGCACGCCGGTGACGTGTGCCGGGCCGAGGTGCTCGACGAGCTGTCGGTGTTCGCGCCCGTCCGGGCCGTGCTCGGCAACAACGACACCCCCGACGTGGCCGCCTGGGGCGCGCCGGAGGCCCTGAGGCTGGACCTGGAGGGGCTGCGCGTCGGCATGATCCACGACGCGGGGCCGGCCACCGGGCGGGCACGCCGGATGCGCCGGCGCTTCCCAGACGCCGACCTGGTGCTCTTCGGCCACTCCCACATCCCGCTCGACCTGGCCGAGGACGGGATACGGATGCTCAACCCCGGGTCGCCCACGGACCGCCGGAGGCAGCCGCACGGCACCATCGGGCTCGTCCGGGTCGAGGACGGGAACCTGGTCGAGGCACGGATCGTCCCGGTCACCGGACAGGTCCGCGGGCCGGCGGATGCGGTCGGCGGGCCGGACGAGAAGCGCCTTGCCTGA
- a CDS encoding SDR family NAD(P)-dependent oxidoreductase, whose product MGTLDGKVVIVTGAGQGIGREEALACAREGAKVVADDLAGAGDTAAAIEAEGGQAVAADFDVADFDASGRLAELAVERFGGLDGVVNNAGVIRDRMVFNLSPDEFDLVIRVNLRGTYSMTRHASAWWKREGRPGAIVNTTSTSGILGNLGQSNYGAAKAGVAAFTVITALELARYGIRVNAVAPGARTQMTESAFGDLSFGGDFDPLDPANVAPVVVWLLSDAAADVSGQVLGITGGLLELYEGWHVVADQERDGRWTVEELAEAAPRLFGDRPTRAPWRRSSVRRVIEAARTAADEG is encoded by the coding sequence ATGGGCACGCTCGACGGCAAGGTGGTCATCGTCACCGGGGCCGGCCAGGGGATCGGCCGGGAGGAGGCGCTCGCCTGTGCTCGCGAGGGCGCGAAGGTGGTTGCCGACGACCTCGCTGGCGCGGGGGACACCGCCGCCGCGATCGAGGCCGAAGGCGGGCAAGCGGTCGCCGCCGACTTCGACGTGGCCGACTTCGACGCCAGCGGGCGCCTGGCCGAGCTGGCCGTGGAACGGTTCGGCGGCCTGGACGGGGTCGTCAACAACGCCGGCGTGATCCGCGACCGGATGGTGTTCAACCTCTCCCCGGACGAGTTCGACCTCGTCATCCGGGTCAACCTGCGCGGGACGTACTCCATGACCAGGCACGCCAGCGCCTGGTGGAAGCGGGAGGGCCGCCCGGGCGCCATCGTCAACACCACCTCCACCTCGGGCATCCTCGGCAACCTGGGCCAGTCGAACTACGGGGCGGCCAAGGCCGGGGTGGCCGCCTTCACCGTCATCACCGCGCTCGAGCTGGCCAGGTACGGCATCCGGGTGAACGCGGTCGCGCCCGGGGCCCGCACCCAGATGACCGAGAGCGCCTTCGGCGACCTCTCGTTCGGCGGGGACTTCGACCCGCTCGACCCGGCCAACGTCGCCCCGGTGGTCGTCTGGCTGCTCTCGGACGCCGCCGCCGACGTGTCCGGCCAGGTTCTGGGCATCACCGGAGGCCTGCTCGAGCTGTACGAGGGCTGGCACGTGGTCGCCGACCAGGAGCGGGACGGGCGCTGGACGGTGGAGGAGCTGGCCGAGGCCGCCCCCCGCCTGTTCGGCGACCGGCCGACCCGCGCCCCCTGGCGCCGCTCGAGCGTGCGCCGGGTGATCGAGGCGGCCCGCACCGCGGCCGACGAGGGCTGA
- a CDS encoding MarC family protein has protein sequence MDTFFLVKSFVTLLVIIDPVGSVPLFLGMTTGFEARERNRAAWQAVLVAALVIAVFALFGQQILTYLGITVASLQAAGGLLLLVVALDLLRGETERLSGGHGSNIAFVPLGTPLLAGPGAIAAIMVFMRQADEADERLGIALGLAGVLVVLYLSLRFAGVLQRLLRQEGVELITRISGLLLTAIAVQLIVDAVREFVRQGV, from the coding sequence ATGGACACCTTCTTCCTGGTCAAGAGCTTCGTCACCCTGCTCGTCATCATCGACCCGGTCGGCAGCGTACCCCTGTTCCTCGGGATGACCACCGGCTTCGAAGCCCGCGAGCGGAACCGGGCTGCCTGGCAGGCGGTGCTGGTGGCCGCGCTCGTGATCGCCGTGTTCGCCCTGTTCGGCCAGCAGATTCTCACCTACCTGGGCATCACCGTGGCCAGCCTGCAGGCCGCTGGCGGGCTGCTGCTGCTCGTGGTCGCGCTCGACCTGCTCCGGGGCGAGACCGAGAGGCTGTCCGGGGGGCACGGCTCCAACATCGCGTTCGTGCCGCTCGGCACGCCGCTGCTGGCCGGGCCGGGCGCGATCGCGGCCATCATGGTGTTCATGCGCCAGGCCGACGAGGCTGACGAGCGCCTCGGGATCGCGCTGGGGCTGGCTGGCGTGCTCGTCGTGCTCTACCTGAGCCTCCGCTTCGCGGGGGTGCTGCAGCGGCTGCTGCGGCAGGAAGGCGTCGAGCTGATCACCCGCATCTCGGGCCTGCTGCTGACCGCGATCGCGGTCCAGCTGATCGTGGACGCGGTGCGCGAGTTCGTCCGCCAGGGTGTCTAG